TGGGTCAAGCGCAGAATGTCGTCATGCGCCCAACTTAAGTGCTTCGCCAAGTGCGCTACCTCCTCGCGCAAGCCATCGAGGGGGTAGCGGACTATTCCCCCAGCGGGGGAAGCTCCACTTCAAATTCATGCCCACAGTTAGGGCAAACAGCGTCGGTTGTTCGGACGTCGAGATCATTCAACTGACGGTAAAAGTCCTGCAGATAAGTCACGTCGGCTGAGAAAAAGCGCTCGACCATATTCGGTGTGACCCGGTTATACGGACCCAATCTGGTGATGACCTGCGAGAGCAGAATCACCACCAGATAGGCCTCGTTGTTACGCACACGAGGATCACGCAGCGGTGCAATTTCGTCCATCGCTGTCGCCAGACGCATTGTTCCGTCGCGGTGAACCGCGCCGGTATCGTCCACGTAGCCTTTCGGCAGGACGAACGGAAACTCCGTTTGCAGCATCCTCAATCTTCCCTACGGTTACGACGCGCGAATCATGCCTTCGTGCACGATTGTGACTTCTTCGACACCGAAGCTGTTGTCATCCGACTTGACTGACGGGCCGGTGACCTTGCTGGGCCAGGCGTTGATGAAATCCCAGCGCGCAACCGGCGTATAGTCGCGATCGAGCATGATGATCGACATATTGGCGCGGGCGTCGCCCATATGGCCTTGTTCGACCAATGCGCGCCACGCCCAGATTTGCATGTCAGCGGTGATACCCCGCTTGAGGGTGACATCCTGGAACTTGAGGCGGCCCGGAATTTTCTGGACAAGCTCGTGACCGTTTTCATCAACGACCTTGTGTTCAACGATTTCGTTTTCCGATCCGATACCCGCACATTCCGTGAAGTAGCCGGTCATTGGCGCGGTGCCACTGACCTCGAGCTGAAAGTTAAACCCGATGAGAGGGTCACTTGCGCGCCCACTGGAAGCTGCCATGATCTAAATCTCCTGTGCTCTGCGTAATCAGCTGCGGACGGATTATTCGCTGCCCGGACCGGCCCACTGGCCGATACGGAAGATGACAAACTCAGCCGGTTTCGTCGGCGCAACGCCGACTTCAACGACCATCTGGCCGAGATCACGCGCCTCAGGCGGGTTAGTCTCTTCGTCGCACTTAACGTAGAACGCAGAGTCGGGCGAGGCTCCGAAGAGCGCGCCGGTACGCCAAACCATCGTGAGGAAGGCTTTCACATCGCGGCGGACACGGCCCCACAGACGCGCATCGTTGGGTTCGAACACGACCCACTGTGTGCTGCGCTCAATGCTCTCTTCAATCATGTTGAACAGACGGCGGACGTTGATGTACTTCCACGACGGATCACTGGTGAGGGTACGTGCGCCCCAAATGCGGATGCCGCGGCCAGGGAACGAGCGGATGCAGTTGATGCCGAGCGGGTTGAGAAGGTCCTGCTCGCCCTTGGTCACTTTCATGCCGAGGCCAAGGGTTGTACGGACGATCTCATTAGCCGGGGCCTTGTGGACACCACGGGTGTTATCGACGCGGGCGTAGACGCCAGCCATGTGGCCGCTCGGCGGTACCAGGCGGGTACGGCCCGGGTTGCCGGTCATGTCTGCGATCTCAATCCACGGATAGTAGAGGGCGGCACGGGTGGTGTCGTAGTTGACTTCCAGACGCCATTCCTTGACTTCCTGCGGCGTGAGGGCCGGAGGCGCATCGAGGATGGCGAAGCAGTAGCGAACGAGTTCGCAGTAGTCGATCATGGCCTGCTGAACGGCCTGAACGCCCTTCATATCGACTTCACCGGCCTCGAAGGAGGTCATGAGATCGGGAGCGACGAGCATGGTCACGTCGTCGAAGGCCTCGAGGCCGCCGAAACCCGTACGGGTGACAGCGCTGCCCTGGTAGTCAGCCAACGAGATGGCCTTTTCCTTGATCTCACCGCCGGCAAGCTTGGTTGCACCGGAAGCGGGGACAAGATCGGCCTTACCAACGACAACCGCGGTCAGGATCTGGGACTGCGTTTCGACAACGGTCTGGACGTTATTGTCGCCCTTGCCCAGCGTGACGTTGGGGAAGGTTTCCTTGACCGCGCCGCTTTCCTTGACGATCAAGGTAAAGGCCGGGCTGGCCTTCTTGGGATCTTCGCCGTCCTTGGGCGCTTCGCGCTTCAGTTCGACTTCGATGTTGTTGCCGGCTGGGCCGGCCTTCTTTGCGGTGAAATCCAGCAGTTTGACCGGCTTGTCGCCTTCACTGTTGACGCTGCCTTTGGCGGCAGTGGCCGAGTCGGGGTCGCTGGCTTCGCCAAGGGTCTTGATACTGACGATATAAGCGATGCTGCCGCCATTCGCGAAATAACCGTAGACCGAGTCCGGCATATAAGCGCCTTTAACAAAGGCACCGAACTTAGCCACATACTGGCTCCAATTGGTGACCAGAGTCGGCTTGCCCAGAAGAGATACGGGCTGGCCGTTCTTTATGTCTGACGCCTTATCGGTGTAACCGATAAAGGCGGCTACCGCAGTACCGACAGCCTCAATAGGCTTGGCACCACGATCAACTTCCTCCATGTAAACGCCCGGAGATAGATAGTTTGGCATCGGTTCTCTCCTTGCTCCCTCAAAACTTAGTTACTTGAAGCTTGCAGTG
The nucleotide sequence above comes from Candidatus Flexicrinis proximus. Encoded proteins:
- a CDS encoding phage tail assembly protein, producing the protein MLQTEFPFVLPKGYVDDTGAVHRDGTMRLATAMDEIAPLRDPRVRNNEAYLVVILLSQVITRLGPYNRVTPNMVERFFSADVTYLQDFYRQLNDLDVRTTDAVCPNCGHEFEVELPPLGE
- a CDS encoding phage tail protein, yielding MAASSGRASDPLIGFNFQLEVSGTAPMTGYFTECAGIGSENEIVEHKVVDENGHELVQKIPGRLKFQDVTLKRGITADMQIWAWRALVEQGHMGDARANMSIIMLDRDYTPVARWDFINAWPSKVTGPSVKSDDNSFGVEEVTIVHEGMIRAS
- a CDS encoding phage tail sheath family protein translates to MPNYLSPGVYMEEVDRGAKPIEAVGTAVAAFIGYTDKASDIKNGQPVSLLGKPTLVTNWSQYVAKFGAFVKGAYMPDSVYGYFANGGSIAYIVSIKTLGEASDPDSATAAKGSVNSEGDKPVKLLDFTAKKAGPAGNNIEVELKREAPKDGEDPKKASPAFTLIVKESGAVKETFPNVTLGKGDNNVQTVVETQSQILTAVVVGKADLVPASGATKLAGGEIKEKAISLADYQGSAVTRTGFGGLEAFDDVTMLVAPDLMTSFEAGEVDMKGVQAVQQAMIDYCELVRYCFAILDAPPALTPQEVKEWRLEVNYDTTRAALYYPWIEIADMTGNPGRTRLVPPSGHMAGVYARVDNTRGVHKAPANEIVRTTLGLGMKVTKGEQDLLNPLGINCIRSFPGRGIRIWGARTLTSDPSWKYINVRRLFNMIEESIERSTQWVVFEPNDARLWGRVRRDVKAFLTMVWRTGALFGASPDSAFYVKCDEETNPPEARDLGQMVVEVGVAPTKPAEFVIFRIGQWAGPGSE